From a single Nicotiana tomentosiformis chromosome 2, ASM39032v3, whole genome shotgun sequence genomic region:
- the LOC104092997 gene encoding uncharacterized protein, translated as MGRWMRPEVYPLMAAMTFVTGMCVFQLTRNVLLNPDVRISKVHRSMAVLENEEEGEKYAQHSLRKFLRTRPPQVMPSINRFFSDHDKN; from the exons ATGGGGCGTTGGATGAGACCCGAG gTATACCCACTAATGGCGGCCATGACATTCGTTACGGGAATGTGCGTTTTTCAACTGACGAGAAATGTTCTCTTAAACCCTGATGTCAG GATCAGCAAAGTTCATCGTAGCATGGCAGTActagaaaatgaagaagaaggagaaaagtATGCACAGCACAGCCTTCGCAAATTCCTTCGAACTCGTCCTCCTCAAGTCATGCCTTCTATCAACCGTTTCTTCTCTGATCATGACAAAAACTGA